A section of the Phacochoerus africanus isolate WHEZ1 chromosome 4, ROS_Pafr_v1, whole genome shotgun sequence genome encodes:
- the FEM1C gene encoding protein fem-1 homolog C, which produces MDLKTAVFNAARDGKLRLLTKLLASKSKEEVSSLISEKTNGATPLLMAARYGHLDMVEFLLEQCSASIEVGGSVNFDGETIEGAPPLWAASAAGHLKVVQSLLNHGASVNNTTLTNSTPLRAACFDGHLEIVKYLVEHKADLEVSNRHGHTCLMISCYKGHKEIAQYLLEKGADVNRKSVKGNTALHDCAESGSLDIMKMLLMYCAKMEKDGYGMTPLLSASVTGHTNIVDFLTHHAQTSKTERINALELLGATFVDKKRDLLGALKYWKKAMNMRYSDRTNIISKPVPQTLIMAYDYAKEVNSAEELEGLIADPDEMRMQALLIRERILGPSHPDTSYYIRYRGAVYADSGNFKRCINLWKYALDMQQNNLDPLSPMTASSLLSFAELFSFMLQDRAKGLLGTTVTFDDLMGILCKSVLEIERAIKQTQCPADPLQLNKALSIILHLICLLEKVPCTLEQDHFKKQTIYRFLKLHPRGKNNFSPLHLAVDKNTTCVGRYPVCKFPSLQVTAILIECGADVNVRDSDDNSPLHIAALNNHPDIMNLLIKSGAHFDATNLHKQTASDLLDEKEIAKNLIQPINHTTLQCLAARVIVNHRIYYKGHIPEKLETFVSLHR; this is translated from the exons ATGGATCTAAAGACAGCAGTATTTAACGCAGCTCGAGATGGCAAACTCCGGCTTCTCACCAAATTGTTGGCAAGCAAATCCAAAGAGGAGGTTTCCTCCTTGATCTCGGAAAAAACGAATGGGGCCACGCCACTCTTGATGGCTGCCAGGTATGGGCACCTTGACATGGTGGAATTCCTCCTAGAGCAGTGCAGTGCTTCGATAGAAGTCGGGGGCTCAGTCAATTTTGATGGAGAAACCATTGAGGGGGCTCCCCCTTtgtgggccgcttctgcagcaggACATCTGAAGGTGGTTCAGTCTTTGTTAAATCATGGAGCGTCTGTCAACAATACGACCTTAACCAACTCCACTCCTCTTCGGGCTGCCTGTTTCGATGGCCATTTGGAAATAGTCAAGTACCTTGTAGAACACAAAGCTGATTTGGAAGTGTCAAACCGCCATGGGCATACATGCTTGATGATCTCATGTTACAAAGGACACAAAGAGATTGCTCAGTATTTACTTGAAAAGGGGGCAGATGTTAACAGAAAAAGCGTTAAAG GTAATACGGCATTGCATGATTGTGCAGAATCTGGAAGTTTGGACATCATGAAGATGCTTCTTATGTATTGTGCCAAGATGGAAAAGGATGGTTATGGAATGACTCCCCTTCTCTCAGCAAGTGTGACTGGTCACACAAATATTGTGGATTTTCTTACTCACCATGCGCAGACCAGCAAGACTGAACGGATCAATGCTCTAGAGCTTCTGGGAGCTACATTTGTAGACAAAAAAAGAGATCTTCTTGGGGCTTTGAAATACTGGAAAAAGGCAATGAACATGAGGTACAGTGATAGGACTAATATAATTAGCAAACCAGTACCACAGACACTAATAATGGCTTATGATTATGCCAAGGAGGTAAATAGTGCAGAAGAGCTAGAAGGTCTCATTGCTGATCCTGATGAGATGAGAATGCAGGCACTATTAATTAGAGAACGTATTCTTGGTCCTTCTCATCCGGATACCTCTTACTATATTAGATACAGAGGCGCTGTCTATGCAGACTCTGGAAATTTCAAACGATGCATCAACCTATGGAAGTATGCTTTGGATATGCAGCAGAACAATTTGGACCCTCTAAGCCCAATGACCGCCAGCAGCTTATTATCTTTTGCAGAACTGTTCTCTTTTATGCTACAGGATAGGGCTAAAGGCCTGCTGGGCACCACTGTTACATTTGATGATCTTATGGGCATACTCTGCAAAAGTGTCCTTGAAATAGAGCGAGCTATCAAACAAACTCAGTGTCCAGCTGACCCATTACAGTTGAATAAGGCTCTTTCCATCATTTTGCACTTGATTTGCTTGTTAGAAAAAGTTCCTTGTACTCTAGAACAAGAccatttcaaaaaacaaactataTACAGGTTTCTTAAGTTGCATCCGAGGGGAAAGAATAACTTCAgtcctcttcatctggctgtggACAAGAATACTACGTGCGTAGGGCGTTACCCTGTTTGTAAATTTCCATCTCTGCAAGTTACTGCGATACTGATAGAATGTGGTGCTGATGTGAACGTCAGAGATTCCGATGACAACAGTCCCCTCCATATCGCTGCTCTGAACAACCATCCAGACATCATGAATCTTCTTATTAAATCAGGTGCACATTTTGATGCCACAAACTTGCACAAACAAACTGCTAGTGACTTGCTGGATGAGAAGGAAATAGCTAAAAATTTGATCCAGCCCATAAATCATACCACATTGCAGTGTCTTGCTGCTCGTGTCATAGTGAATCATAGAATATACTATAAAGGGCATATCCCAGAGAAGCTAGAGACCTTTGTTTCTCTTCACAGATGA